One window of the Populus nigra chromosome 4, ddPopNigr1.1, whole genome shotgun sequence genome contains the following:
- the LOC133691170 gene encoding uncharacterized protein LOC133691170 isoform X1, protein MDSVSSVKEFIRKQVPDWDDEIMATARFKAFSGQRSDWEPKYLFWKDLILKIARHLDLFIIQPSQVKEEWFNRGGLTPLCLDHVLCLMYNEGDIVRNVDLVDPSSGRISQLFRKVRNLMVRSPVTPEIIMLEDHLFLTPLLKDKTAQIIKCLSESHWTSSCIITMSKFQGMCGGPSEAAPLLSYLSGLGKAQYFSISKEVIEGVKISLSSASVPAISSLDLDVLHLIWTAQKLEDQIDVIDRRYEMSRKSALASLNSGNKKVALRHAREMKLASESRERCTSLLNRVEEVLNVIANAESTQKVTEAIRIGAEAMKQNKITVEEVEHCLEELEESIDAQKQVEKALESNPISGIEDEDIEEELEKLELELESENLQISKVEAGNTSGEMDALGSTDSLTDALSNLKLHDGSARESVSQKSPFPTRTKNSKHAMLEAA, encoded by the exons ATGGATTCCGTGTCGTCGGTGAAGGAATTCATAAGAAAACAAGTCCCCGATTGGGACGACGAAATAATGGCCACAGCCCGATTCAAAGCATTTAGTGGGCAAAGATCCGATTGGGAACCCAAATACTTGTTCTGGAAAGATTTAATCCTCAAAATTGCTCGACATCTCGACCTCTTCATTATTCAACCTTCTCAG GTAAAGGAGGAGTGGTTCAATCGTGGAGGTTTAACGCCTTTATGCCTTGATCATGTACTG TGCTTAATGTATAATGAAGGCGATATTGTGCGAAATGTGGATCTTGTAGACCCAAGTAGTGGTCGAATCTCTCAGTTATTCAGAAAAGTTAGAAATTTGATGGTCAGATCACCTGTTACTCCAGAAATAATTATGCTTGAAGATCATCTCTTTCTTACACCATTATTGAAG GATAAAACTGCTCAGATTATCAAATGCTTATCTGAAAGTCATTGGACTTCGTCGTGCATTATTACTATGAGCAAGTTCCAGGGCATGTGTGGAGGACCATCTGAGGCAGCTCCTCTCTTGAGTTATCTATCTGGACTTGGGAAAGCACAATATTTCTCAATTTCTAAGGAGGTTATAGAG GGAGTGAAAATTTCCCTTTCATCAGCATCGGTTCCCGCCATCTCAAGTCTAGATTTGGATGTCCTGCACTTGATTTGGACAGCGCAAAAgcttgaggaccaaattgacgTGATTGACAGACGATATGAAAT GTCAAGAAAATCAGCATTAGCTTCTTTAAATTCTGGAAACAAGAAAGTAGCCCTGAGGCATGCTAGAGAGATGAAGTTGGCCTCGGAGAGTAGAGAAAGGTGTACGTCACTTTTGAACAGAGTGGAGGAAGTTCTGAATGTCATCGCAAATGCTGAATCTACACAAAAG GTAACTGAGGCCATCAGAATTGGAGCTGAAGCAATGAAACAAAATAAGATAACGGTAGAGGAGGTTGAACACTGTTTAGAAGAACTTGAGGAGAGTATTGATGcacaaaaacaagttgaaaaggCTCTAG AATCAAATCCAATCTCAGGTATTGAAGATGAAGATATAGAAGAGGAGTTAGAAAAGCTAGAGTTGGAATTAGAAAGTGAAAATCTTCAAATATCGAAAGTCGAGGCTGGCAATACATCAGGAGAAATGGATGCTTTGGGATCCACTGACTCGCTAACTGATGCTTTGTCAAATTTAAAGCTTCATGATGGTTCAGCTAGGGAATCTGTAAGTCAGAAGTCTCCATTCCCGACGAGAACTAAAAATTCAAAGCATGCGATGCTTGAAGCAGCATAA
- the LOC133691170 gene encoding uncharacterized protein LOC133691170 isoform X2 — protein MDSVSSVKEFIRKQVPDWDDEIMATARFKAFSGQRSDWEPKYLFWKDLILKIARHLDLFIIQPSQVKEEWFNRGGLTPLCLDHCLMYNEGDIVRNVDLVDPSSGRISQLFRKVRNLMVRSPVTPEIIMLEDHLFLTPLLKDKTAQIIKCLSESHWTSSCIITMSKFQGMCGGPSEAAPLLSYLSGLGKAQYFSISKEVIEGVKISLSSASVPAISSLDLDVLHLIWTAQKLEDQIDVIDRRYEMSRKSALASLNSGNKKVALRHAREMKLASESRERCTSLLNRVEEVLNVIANAESTQKVTEAIRIGAEAMKQNKITVEEVEHCLEELEESIDAQKQVEKALESNPISGIEDEDIEEELEKLELELESENLQISKVEAGNTSGEMDALGSTDSLTDALSNLKLHDGSARESVSQKSPFPTRTKNSKHAMLEAA, from the exons ATGGATTCCGTGTCGTCGGTGAAGGAATTCATAAGAAAACAAGTCCCCGATTGGGACGACGAAATAATGGCCACAGCCCGATTCAAAGCATTTAGTGGGCAAAGATCCGATTGGGAACCCAAATACTTGTTCTGGAAAGATTTAATCCTCAAAATTGCTCGACATCTCGACCTCTTCATTATTCAACCTTCTCAG GTAAAGGAGGAGTGGTTCAATCGTGGAGGTTTAACGCCTTTATGCCTTGATCAT TGCTTAATGTATAATGAAGGCGATATTGTGCGAAATGTGGATCTTGTAGACCCAAGTAGTGGTCGAATCTCTCAGTTATTCAGAAAAGTTAGAAATTTGATGGTCAGATCACCTGTTACTCCAGAAATAATTATGCTTGAAGATCATCTCTTTCTTACACCATTATTGAAG GATAAAACTGCTCAGATTATCAAATGCTTATCTGAAAGTCATTGGACTTCGTCGTGCATTATTACTATGAGCAAGTTCCAGGGCATGTGTGGAGGACCATCTGAGGCAGCTCCTCTCTTGAGTTATCTATCTGGACTTGGGAAAGCACAATATTTCTCAATTTCTAAGGAGGTTATAGAG GGAGTGAAAATTTCCCTTTCATCAGCATCGGTTCCCGCCATCTCAAGTCTAGATTTGGATGTCCTGCACTTGATTTGGACAGCGCAAAAgcttgaggaccaaattgacgTGATTGACAGACGATATGAAAT GTCAAGAAAATCAGCATTAGCTTCTTTAAATTCTGGAAACAAGAAAGTAGCCCTGAGGCATGCTAGAGAGATGAAGTTGGCCTCGGAGAGTAGAGAAAGGTGTACGTCACTTTTGAACAGAGTGGAGGAAGTTCTGAATGTCATCGCAAATGCTGAATCTACACAAAAG GTAACTGAGGCCATCAGAATTGGAGCTGAAGCAATGAAACAAAATAAGATAACGGTAGAGGAGGTTGAACACTGTTTAGAAGAACTTGAGGAGAGTATTGATGcacaaaaacaagttgaaaaggCTCTAG AATCAAATCCAATCTCAGGTATTGAAGATGAAGATATAGAAGAGGAGTTAGAAAAGCTAGAGTTGGAATTAGAAAGTGAAAATCTTCAAATATCGAAAGTCGAGGCTGGCAATACATCAGGAGAAATGGATGCTTTGGGATCCACTGACTCGCTAACTGATGCTTTGTCAAATTTAAAGCTTCATGATGGTTCAGCTAGGGAATCTGTAAGTCAGAAGTCTCCATTCCCGACGAGAACTAAAAATTCAAAGCATGCGATGCTTGAAGCAGCATAA
- the LOC133691933 gene encoding meiosis-specific protein ASY3-like, with amino-acid sequence MMEVDTRQKLQDDQMSDCRSFGSNCRPSSQSRKISIGILIDSLWKKGSGGTKENEAAVPNTERVNSKKESSVEGKNKGKGAFDATKGNQTEAPEQVHSPWITTRSFHQKLPTSEGVLYAVETSNLPGSTGRGNKISRVKNVPVTHSVEFFANQPSNSHSGDIKQKFSGFTYKRKGGKYRNSNSEEEFTFATEKEGSVPDIAVTDDKTEERRTETLKMKLWEILGNVSSPKSQPSNSQAHQIGVNNLNQNQILDQTDDVVVKPRQSSDTIETDSETPDHTMKRPVTCSLTQKRALTKQKPEKTKVDPSSSHRQKIQEKDVYSFEEGLLGKQNVAVNDGSSMSTRKKGQIKCFSIKPRKIHFSEDNNGDEIQEGSHKSEISLPAEKMSSHSNKMGNIHGSQNKRDYCGPKNRNKERDPHQSARKTPFPAEKASSLSNKMGNFHGSCRNKREYTEPKNRNQERDSHKSASEDSHQSLWTLRTGQQNDFSSSAVPEHGDQQEKFDTPSSNSAVDPPNDFQSPPFKINSCTLSSPPSSMPKSDQIKQVFGSPEQAVRKFTVGKINSFRTLWTSKADCFASNSQTESPDVAAEIMDSPPRKTSPLKGEKDVEGGLFESSSEDGYSESSEEGSPIFKGHREGDNFSPETATAVRSKFMLHPTKRLRNHNVEELRKFSPTSPSPTGIVETELTPEISEQNQGNELERAIMLFATALENFKNKMKLETRKKSSDILMSVSEEIRLQLKNIESQIQTDLGKLSSVNKSKRRRLESRFEEQQEELKLIHDKFKQDIYQHLQECKTTLEGLELHQIDFNGTVKKRKASHQKLLMQAEEAVKTQLDDAQRRITAVQKLAREKTLQLKYVVAECLNEGVLS; translated from the exons ATGATGGAGGTGGATACACGGCAGAAATTACAAGAT GATCAAATGAGTGACTGTCGCAGCTTTGGCAGCAATTGTCGTCCATCTAGCCAGTCTAGAAAGATTTCGATTGGAATTCTGATTGACTCATTGTGGAAGAAAGGATCTGGAGGCACTAAGGAAAATGAAGCTGCAGTACCAAACACAGAAAGGGTAAATTCTAAGAAAGAAAGTTCAGTTGAAGGTAAAAATAAGGGAAAAGGTGCTTTTGATGCTACTAAAGGCAACCAAACTGAAGCTCCTGAGCAGGTCCATTCCCCTTGGATTACTACAAGATCCTTTCACCAAAAATTGCCAACTTCTGAGGGTGTCCTTTATGCTGTAGAAACTTCCAATTTACCAGGTTCTACTGGAAGAGGGAACAAGATTAGCAGAGTAAAGAATGTGCCTGTAACGCACTCAGTAGAGTTTTTTGCCAACCAACCATCAAATTCACATTCTGGTGATATAAAGCAGAAGTTTAGTGGATTCACCTACAAAAGGAAGGGCGGAAAGTATAGAAACTCAAATTCAGAAGAGGAATTTACATTTGCAACTGAAAAAGAAGGCTCCGTGCCAGATATAGCAGTGACTGATGATAAGACAGAAGAGAGAAGAACTGAAACTTTGAAAATGAAACTATGGGAAATACTGGGAAATGTTTCTTCACCGAAAAGTCAGCCATCTAATTCTCAGGCTCATCAGATTGGTGTCAATAATTTAAATCAGAACCAAATTCTTGATCAAACAGATGATGTAGTTGTCAAGCCTAGACAGAGCTCAGATACCATAGAAACTGATTCTGAAACTCCTGATCATACTATGAAGAGACCAGTGACTTGTTCCTTGACCCAAAAAAGAGCTTTAACCAAACAGAAACCAGAGAAAACTAAAGTTGATCCATCCTCCAGTCACAGGCAAAAAATTCAAGAGAAGGATGTCTACTCCTTCGAAGAAGGATTGCTTGGAAAACAAAATGTTGCTGTCAATGATGGCTCTTCAATGTCTACAAGGAAGAAGGGCCAGATAAAGTGTTTCAGCATCAAACCACGTAAGATTCACTTCAGTGAAGACAACAATGGAGATGAGATTCAGGAAGGAAGTCACAAGAGTGAAATATCACTCCCTGCTGAGAAAATGTCTTCTCATAGCAATAAAATGGGAAATATCCATGGTTCTCAGAATAAGAGAGACTACTGTGGACCAAAGAatagaaacaaagaaagagatCCCCATCAATCTGCAAGGAAAACACCTTTCCCTGCTGAGAAAGCATCTTCTCTTAGCAACAAAATGGGAAATTTTCATGGTTCTTGTAGGAATAAGAGAGAATACACTGAACCGAAGAATAGAAACCAAGAAAGAGATTCCCATAAATCTGCAAGCGAAGACTCCCACCAGTCTTTATGGACACTCAGGACTGGTCAACAGAATGATTTTAGCAGCTCCGCAGTACCTGAACATGGGGATCAACAAGAAAAATTTGATACTCCCTCCTCAAATAGCGCTGTTGATCCTCCGAATGATTTCCAGAGTCCACCATTCAAAATCAATTCCTGTACCTTAAGCTCCCCCCCAAGCTCAATGCCAAAATCTGACCAGATAAAACAGGTTTTTGGCAGTCCTGAACAAGCAGTGAGAAAATTTACTGTGGGAAAAATAAATAGCTTCAGGACTTTGTGGACTTCAAAGGCAGATTGTTTTGCCTCAAATAGTCAAACAGAATCGCCT GATGTTGCAGCAGAAATTATGGATTCCCCACCCAGAAAAACATCACCTCTTAAGGGGGAAAAAGATGTGGAAGGTGGTCTTTTTGAATCATCATCTGAAGATGGATACTCTGAGAGCTCTGAAGAAGGTTCACCAATTTTTAAGG GTCATAGAGAAGGAGATAACTTCTCTCCAGAAACTGCTACTGCTGTCAGATCAAAATTCATGCTTCATCCAACTAAAAGGCTCCGCAACCACAATGTTGAAGAACTCAGAAAATTTAGTCCCACATCACCCTCTCCAACAG GCATTGTTGAAACTGAGCTCACTCCTGAGATTTCAGAACAAAACCAAGGGAATGAACTGGAAAG GGCCATTATGCTGTTCGCCACAGCTttagaaaacttcaaaaataaaatgaagttggAGACTAGAAAGAAATCCTCGGACATTTTGATGTCTGTCTCAGAGGAGATACGTCTACAGTTGAAGAATATTGAGTCGCAAATCCAAACAGATCT GGGGAAGCTGTCAAGTGTTAATAAATCAAAAAGGAGACGCCTGGAGTCAAGATTTGAAG AACAACAAGAGGAACTAAAGTTGATACATGATaaattcaaacaagatatttatCAGCATCTCCAGGAGTGTAAAACCACGCTTGAAGGACTAGAATTGCACCAGATTGACTTCAACGGAACTGTGAAAAAGCGAA AAGCATCACACCAGAAGCTTCTTATGCAAGCGGAAGAAGCAGTGAAGACACAGCTAGATGATGCACAAAGAAGAATCACAGCTGTGCAAAAG TTGGCAAGGGAAAAGACGCTCCAGTTGAAGTATGTTGTAGCCGAGTGCTTGAATGAGGGTGTTCTAAGTTGA
- the LOC133690528 gene encoding auxin-responsive protein IAA30-like gives MGRGAASSSSSSFESSSYPSVSGESSFPQVKRDLSTDLRLGLGISTSRQDNPSTPSEQLLDWPPIKPSPGKAVTSEENECSSSTLFVKVYMEGIQIGRKLNLLAHDGYHDLIQTLDEMFNTSILWPEMDVEHSGKCHVLTYEDKEGDWLIVGDVPWEVFLPSVRRLKITRADSL, from the exons ATGGGCAGAGGAGCTGCCTCTAGCTCTTCATCATCTTTCGAAAGCAGCAGCTACCCATCTGTCTCCGGCGAGTCTTCTTTCCCTCAGGTAAAGAGGGACCTTAGCACAGATCTAAGGCTTGGACTTGGCATATCAACCTCTCGACAGGACAACCCTTCTACACCAAG TGAGCAGCTATTGGATTGGCCACCGATCAAGCCGTCTCCGGGGAAGGCAGTAACATCAGAAGAAAATGAGTGCAGTAGTTCCACCTTATTCGTCAAGGTGTACATGGAAGGCATTCAAATTGGAAGGAAACTGAACCTATTAGCCCACGATGGTTACCATGACTTGATACAGACTCTCGACGAAATGTTCAACACTAGCATTCTCT GGCCTGAAATGGATGTTGAACATTCCGGGAAATGCCATGTGCTGACATATGAAGACAAAGAGGGCGATTGGTTGATTGTTGGGGATGTTCCATGGGA GGTGTTCTTACCTTCTGTGCGGAGATTGAAGATCACCAGGGCAGACAGCCTATGA
- the LOC133691170 gene encoding uncharacterized protein LOC133691170 isoform X3: protein MDSVSSVKEFIRKQVPDWDDEIMATARFKAFSGQRSDWEPKYLFWKDLILKIARHLDLFIIQPSQVKEEWFNRGGLTPLCLDHVLDKTAQIIKCLSESHWTSSCIITMSKFQGMCGGPSEAAPLLSYLSGLGKAQYFSISKEVIEGVKISLSSASVPAISSLDLDVLHLIWTAQKLEDQIDVIDRRYEMSRKSALASLNSGNKKVALRHAREMKLASESRERCTSLLNRVEEVLNVIANAESTQKVTEAIRIGAEAMKQNKITVEEVEHCLEELEESIDAQKQVEKALESNPISGIEDEDIEEELEKLELELESENLQISKVEAGNTSGEMDALGSTDSLTDALSNLKLHDGSARESVSQKSPFPTRTKNSKHAMLEAA from the exons ATGGATTCCGTGTCGTCGGTGAAGGAATTCATAAGAAAACAAGTCCCCGATTGGGACGACGAAATAATGGCCACAGCCCGATTCAAAGCATTTAGTGGGCAAAGATCCGATTGGGAACCCAAATACTTGTTCTGGAAAGATTTAATCCTCAAAATTGCTCGACATCTCGACCTCTTCATTATTCAACCTTCTCAG GTAAAGGAGGAGTGGTTCAATCGTGGAGGTTTAACGCCTTTATGCCTTGATCATGTACTG GATAAAACTGCTCAGATTATCAAATGCTTATCTGAAAGTCATTGGACTTCGTCGTGCATTATTACTATGAGCAAGTTCCAGGGCATGTGTGGAGGACCATCTGAGGCAGCTCCTCTCTTGAGTTATCTATCTGGACTTGGGAAAGCACAATATTTCTCAATTTCTAAGGAGGTTATAGAG GGAGTGAAAATTTCCCTTTCATCAGCATCGGTTCCCGCCATCTCAAGTCTAGATTTGGATGTCCTGCACTTGATTTGGACAGCGCAAAAgcttgaggaccaaattgacgTGATTGACAGACGATATGAAAT GTCAAGAAAATCAGCATTAGCTTCTTTAAATTCTGGAAACAAGAAAGTAGCCCTGAGGCATGCTAGAGAGATGAAGTTGGCCTCGGAGAGTAGAGAAAGGTGTACGTCACTTTTGAACAGAGTGGAGGAAGTTCTGAATGTCATCGCAAATGCTGAATCTACACAAAAG GTAACTGAGGCCATCAGAATTGGAGCTGAAGCAATGAAACAAAATAAGATAACGGTAGAGGAGGTTGAACACTGTTTAGAAGAACTTGAGGAGAGTATTGATGcacaaaaacaagttgaaaaggCTCTAG AATCAAATCCAATCTCAGGTATTGAAGATGAAGATATAGAAGAGGAGTTAGAAAAGCTAGAGTTGGAATTAGAAAGTGAAAATCTTCAAATATCGAAAGTCGAGGCTGGCAATACATCAGGAGAAATGGATGCTTTGGGATCCACTGACTCGCTAACTGATGCTTTGTCAAATTTAAAGCTTCATGATGGTTCAGCTAGGGAATCTGTAAGTCAGAAGTCTCCATTCCCGACGAGAACTAAAAATTCAAAGCATGCGATGCTTGAAGCAGCATAA
- the LOC133692896 gene encoding protoporphyrinogen oxidase 1, chloroplastic has product MTTFIDFSLIRPTTPSLIPSSFSKFSTPRPFKLRCSLTEESATITPSKLNGEAQSNGGHSAAADCVIVGGGISGLCIAQALATKHRDVAPNVIVTEARDRVGGNITTLERDGYLWEEGPNSFQPSDPMLTMVVDSGLKEDLVLGDPNAPRFVLWNGKLRPVPGKPTDLPFFDLMSIAGKLRAGFGALGLRPPPPGHEESVEEFVRRNLGDEVFERLIEPFCSGVYAGDPSKLSMKAAFGKVWNLEQTGGSIIGGTFKTIQERRKNPKPPRDPRLPTPKGQTVGSFRKGLAMLPDAIATRLGSNVKLSWKLASVIKLDSGGYSLTYETPEGLVSLLSKSVVFTIPSHIASTLLHPLSATAADALSKFYYPPVAAVSVSYPKEAIRPERLIDGELKGFGQLHPRSQGVETLGTIYSSSLFPNRAPTGRILLLNYIGGATNPGIVSKTESELVEAVDRDLRKMLINPNAKDPLVLGVRVWPQAIPQFLIGHFDILDAARDALKAKGLQGLFLGGNYVSGVALGRCVEGAYEVAAEVTDFLTQYANK; this is encoded by the exons ATGACTACCTTCATTGACTTCTCTCTTATCCGTCCAACAACGCCCTCTCTCATCCCCTCCTCATTCTCAAAATTCTCCACTCCCAGACCCTTTAAACTCCGATGCTCCCTAACCGAAGAGTCAGCTACAATTACTCCGTCGAAGCTCAACGGCGAAGCCCAGTCCAACGGCGGACATTCTGCCGCGGCGGATTGTGTCATTGTCGGAGGAGGCATTAGTGGGCTCTGTATCGCCCAGGCTCTTGCAACCAAACACCGGGATGTTGCTCCCAATGTGATTGTCACCGAAGCCAGAGATCGCGTCGGTGGCAACATTACCACCCTGGAAAGAGATGGTTATCTATGGGAAGAGGGCCCCAACAGTTTCCAGCCTTCCGATCCTATGCTCACTATGGTG GTGGATAGTGGATTAAAAGAGGATTTGGTACTAGGGGATCCAAATGCGCCCCGTTTTGTATTGTGGAATGGGAAGTTAAGGCCAGTACCAGGCAAGCCTACTGACTTGCCATTTTTCGACTTGATGAGTATTGCTGGCAAACTCAGAGCTGGATTTGGTGCTCTTGGACTTCGGCCTCCGCCACCA GGACATGAAGAATCAGTTGAAGAGTTTGTGCGGCGTAACCTTGGTGATGAGGTTTTCGAGCGATTGATTGAGCCTTTTTGTTCAG GTGTTTATGCGGGTGATCCTTCCAAACTAAGCATGAAAGCGGCTTTTGGAAAAGTTTGGAACCTGGAGCAAACTGGTGGTAGTATCATTGGTGGAACTTTCAAAACAATccaggagagaagaaaaaaccccAAGCCACCTCGAGACCC GCGCCTACCAACACCAAAGGGCCAAACTGTTGGATCTTTTAGAAAAGGACTTGCTATGTTGCCTGATGCAATAGCAACAAG GTTGGGTAGCAATGTAAAATTATCTTGGAAGCTGGCAAGCGTCATTAAATTGGATAGTGGTGGATATAGTTTGACATATGAAACACCTGAAGGATTAGTTTCTCTACTGAGCAAAAGCGTGGTCTTCACTATTCCATCCCACATTGCAAGCACTCTACTGCATCCGCTTTCT GCTACAGCTGCAGATGcactatcaaaattttattacccACCAGtagcagcagtgtctgtttcatATCCAAAGGAAGCAATAAGACCAGAACGCTTAATAGATGGTGAGCTCAAGGGGTTTGGTCAGCTGCATCCACGAAGCCAAGGGGTGGAAACATTAG GAACTATATATAGCTCATCTCTTTTTCCTAATCGTGCTCCTACTGGAAGGATTTTGCTCTTGAACTACATTGGAGGAGCTACTAACCCTGGAATAGTGTCTAAG ACAGAGAGTGAACTTGTAGAAGCAGTTGATCGTGATTTGAGAAAGATGCTTATAAATCCTAACGCGAAAGATCCTCTTGTATTAGGGGTGAGAGTATGGCCACAAGCCATTCCTCAGTTCTTAATTGGTCATTTTGACATCCTAGATGCTGCAAGAGATGCTCTCAAGGCTAAAGGGTTGCAGGGGCTGTTTCTTGGGGGGAACTATGTATCTGGTGTTGCGTTGGGCCGATGTGTAGAAGGAGCTTATGAAGTTGCTGCTGAGGTAACTGATTTCCTCACCCAGTATGCCAACAAATAG